ataatttatttacttttgttaTTAACTCAGGACGAATAAGAAGCTTCTgtattaatcttatatattgCGTGTGAcactgaaaaattaaaatttctgtttcagtgttttctaaatctaaattaacGCTAATTTTATCCGATATTGTCACTTCCAAATTGTGAACAATAGTGTGAATtttcatattcatattttcatatgtatattttatacattcacGAATAAACATATCTAAATTAAGCCTCAATTCACATTCATTACTTTCGGTACActtattttcaacaaatacatatttgtttTCAACGTTGCGGAGTAGACCTATTGTTGTAGACTCGTCCATTTTTAACAGTAATAATACCGGAACTAATTTACTTTTGAACGAGTCagttgtgaaaattttttcatgaGCTTCATTTAAAACGTCATTTAACATATGATTAATACTGGGCACAGTGGGCACTGCATAAGCAGGTctaataacgtttaaaaaatcctTAAAATATACTGAATCCATTTccttaaaatctaatttagaggcaacaaaaaaatacaacaaaGCCTTATCTATTTTTCAACGTTCGCTACTCGTAACATTGTCAACAAATGACTTTACTTTGGTTTGTCGCTTTTTAATCTCACTTGTTCCAGCAGCACCTTTCTTGCatgtttgcaaaaattgaGGATTTACTGATAACTGTTGATCTTCATGTATTGCATATGcctaaattaaagtaataaagttGAGATTGTAATATCAAAtgttagataaaatatattgacttagagtataacataaaaaatcaagTATGAGACTGAAGTTAGCAgtaacttatatatatgtaataactgATTTGGAAAAGCAAGGGTTTTCAATCGCTAAAAGGAACATTAATTTGTAActtgttttacttaattatttatcaaacgcaattgttaaattatgtaatttataattgtcttATTAGAGATTGAGAATCCTCGCTTTTCTAATTACTTCAGTGtcataaattaaatagcaCTCTGACTGTGTCCATATatgatgataaaataatttacttacaTGATCCTGATTGTCTTCTTTAcgtgcaattttattataaatgccGTCACCGTCAACATGATCTTGATCAGGACCAGGACCATCAAGAGATTCAGGTTCAGGACTATCAGGATCAGGAGTATCGGGACTAGATTCGTCGTAACGGCattcttttctattaatatagaatacaactatttaaaatctgaataataatctatatgtattattgataattaaataattgaataatacttGCCTGTGGTCTTTTAGACGATTGATTGCAGTATTCTGCAAATTCTTATTGCAAACTTTGCACTGTGCAATTAATTTTCCTTTACAGTTTCTTTTTTGACTAAAACCCCCTTCCGTCCAATACGAATGTTTAGGTTTTCCGCCTTTGTTCATTTTTGTACATAACAACTCtgcatattaaataataaatattaaggcTGCGGTCCATTTGATGTTATAagtgcttcgaagcattctttttcttcttctttcttcattgaaagaaaggagaagaagaatgcttcgaagcatttgtagcatcaAATGGACCGCAGCCTAAGTAATTGACAATGAGTGCATTTCGTTTCACGCATGAATCGCATGATGATATTGATGAATTGATGATGCGCATTGCATAAATGCATCATTTATCTCTGTTCATCGAAtgttacacaaaaataaattatgcattatgcgtgaaacggaatgCATCCAAATCCAATATCACAATACAATAAAACACATTACGTTTCGCCGATATAAAGAGTCGAAATCTATAAATCGTTTAAGAATATATGTGTGATAAGACTGATAAGTATTTCTATATATCACTTATAATTACCTTGATAAAATTGTTGATTGTGAAAACTATTTGTTGTTTGACACAGTCAACCACCATTAGCAATAAACAAATCAGAAAGTCGGTAATGGGTGTGAAAAACCTGACCTGTCTGTAACCCTAGCTAAGAATCCAAGTTATAAATTTCTCTCCTCTCTATAGTAATAATACAATAGAATGGAAGACTCCTGATCTCAGCATATCGTTGAGGAATTGATGGCCTAGTATATAGAGCATCTGAAAATAAGCGTAACACCGATTCGCGATTTTTCGCGATAACcaacaagaaattaattaacaaagatCTACGGATGAGCGAGCATAGCATGCATCCTCACATTACGTGCGATTCAGCGGTGCGTGGATGCACGCTCATTCGCAggtctttattaattaatatctttcgtTAATCATTGCAGAACAATATAGGACTTTTCTGTCCAGTTTCGCTTTACCTGCCTACGAAAGACGTTATACCTCTTGTTATAGCACCTTGTTTATCGACATATACACGCACGAATACCACTGACCACTCTGACCAGTGTGACCAGGACTGACTGGACTAAAATGAGGTTATGTGACGTATGATACGTACACATGTATGAAACTAAAGCGCGTATCATACTTGGTATTATACGTAAGATACCTATGTATGATACATAGGGTATGATACGTTCCCAACCCTGGATATCATCGAGGAAAGGAACTGCTGTTATCTCTCGAAACGTGGAAGGCACTCTACGAGCAACAACGAAacattcagaatttttttcgcaatGACTACAAAAATATCCACAGTTTTATAAACGTTGGACCGCTAACGGTGAGAGTTTGTACGTCGGTTAATAACGTCAAACTCATACGTCTCGAATCTGTAAACGTACGCTTGATAATGACCGAATCGACGTTGCACCGTATATTCGATCTCGATCGGTGCATCGATGCAAGATTCGATCGATTGGTCAGAATACTTGCGGCAGTCGATGCAAAGTTTGCGCAGTTCTCCGATATCGCGCCCACTGTAACGGACCCTAAGGAAGTGTCGAATGTAATATACGCTAGCGATGCGTTCAATACAAATAAGCTCATCGATTGTGAGCTCACAGCTTTAGTTTTTT
This genomic interval from Temnothorax longispinosus isolate EJ_2023e unplaced genomic scaffold, Tlon_JGU_v1 HiC_scaffold_727, whole genome shotgun sequence contains the following:
- the LOC139824968 gene encoding uncharacterized protein, giving the protein MNKGGKPKHSYWTEGGFSQKRNCKGKLIAQCKVCNKNLQNTAINRLKDHRKECRYDESSPDTPDPDSPEPESLDGPGPDQDHVDGDGIYNKIARKEDNQDHAYAIHEDQQLSVNPQFLQTCKKGAAGTSEIKKRQTKVKSFVDNVTSSER